The genomic segment AAAATATCTCTTAAAATAAATATATACTCAACAAAAAGTAAATTTCGGATTCAGTTATTTATTTGTGATAACACAGCATTATTGGAGGAACAACACTGCGTAACAACCATAACTCATAACAAATATTATTTATTAAACCCGTCAGAATTCCTCATTTCCAGGATTTCACCGGATAGTTCCCTGCTTACTCTGTCACGAACTTCAATAATTTTTGAATCACGTATTGGTGCATCTGTTAATATCCGGCTTTTTTCACCCGGAAATCTTCTCCGGCAATAAAACCGGTACATGGGGAGATGGCTTTTTAATAGAAGCTGGGGCAGGAGCTTAGACCTTCTGGACAGAACCATTGAAAGATTGTCATTGTTCAAAGTAACTGAATAAATATGAAAGAACAAAACCCTTCCCGGTTCATATAGAAACATTTCTTTTTGAACCCAGTTCCTCTTTGTCAGTAACGCAGTTTTTCCGTTCAGGTCAACTTCAATATAATCCCGGAATCGTTTTTTAATGATTCCTTCCATTATATGATTTCTGCGTCTTTTCCATCTGGCAAAATCATCTGCAAGTCTTATTTCTGCCAGAAACTGGTCCAGCAATACCCTTGAAATCCTGACTATTTTTCGAGGTAATGAAGCCATATTCAATGTTACGGGCGCAATATCTTTTTCAGCATACACAATGTCGGGGCAAATGGAATCTACAATATGCTTATGCTCAGGTATTTGAAATACAATATTAACAGTTCTGTCTTCAAGATCAGCCTGGCAGTCACTGACTTTATAATATTGCCTTACTGCGGTTTCTATTGACATGCATAAAGCTTTGTCTGCTGTTTCAGAGGATGTATTTGCCATATCTCATGTATGCTCCGGTTGTTTTAAAAAGGGCGATTATATCCTGTGAAATAATATCTGCATATAAGGGAAACAGCTTAATTTTTATCAATAAAATGATATTTCCGAGGACTAACTTTGTATCCTGAATAAAGTGCATAGGAAAAAAATCAGGCTGCTATTTTACCGGTTTATAAAAAACCCCGTTCTTTACCGGAAAAATGACCTGATAACTGAAGAACAATTAATCATCTAAGCATTTTGCTTAGAAAAAATAAGCATTTTGCCTATGTACATTTCTGAATATTTTTATTTAATACTCTCAGAAAAAAACATGAACGGGGAGATACCAATGAAAAGACTGAAGCTTGTTACAAAATTAAATCTTTGCTTTGTTATTAATCTTGTATTGCCTATGATTATAGCAGCTTATTTTGCCATATCCTATATTAACGGTAAAATTTGCAGCGAAGCTGTTAAATCAATTGATTCCGACTCGAAAATATCTGAAATTATTTACCAGAGCGGAATTTCTGAAATAAGTACTCTTGCCGGAACATATGCCCAGAAAAATGCTCTGACAACCCTTCTCTTTTTTGATCTCGGTAAAAAAATTGGAACAGATCTGGCATTGAGTGCCCGGAAAAATAATATTGATATGATAACAGTCGTAGATAACGATTATAATGTGCTTGTACGTTCTCATTCCCCGGATAAAATCTGTAAACGGATTTCATTTGGGAATGATAAAAAAGAACAACTGTCTGCAAGAAAAAAATATATAGATCAGGCATTTTTCGGCATTTCATCTGCCGGAACCGAAATAATGACTGCAAAAGACCTGGTTGAGGAAGGATTTTCTATTCAAAATCTTAAAGCAGATAAGTCCGGAAACTTACTCGTCATTACAGGTGCAGCCCCCATATATGACAGAAATGAATCCATAACAGGTGTAATAATCATTCGAAGAATTCTGAACAACAACGTAGAGATTTTGCAGAAAATAAGCAATACAATTCATGCTCATGTGGCTGTTTTCGAGCATACCAATCCGTCAGTATCAGTATGTGCAGAAAATGTGCCGGGAAATAATGATAAACTCTGTCCTCCTCTGCCGCAAACTCTTCAGAATGTTTTGAAGCTGAATAATGAAATCCATGAAGTAGATATTACAAATACCGGAAATATTACAAAATATTTTCCTTTGAGAGATTTCAGTGAAAACCCCATAGGGGTTTTTATGATTCAAAAAAGTATAAGTCCTTATTTATATACATATAATACAGCTATATTAATTATAATCTCAATTTTTCTCGTCATATTTATCCATAACTTCTGCATGAAACAGATCCTTGTTAAAAATTTTCTTGATCCTCTGAAAAGGCTTGGCGAAAAATTCAAATCAGTTGATGTTGAGGATAAATTACAAGAGCTTAAGGTATCTTCCCAGAGAGAAATCGGAACACTAACAGAAGCCTTCAATGAAATGATATACAGATTAAAAGAATCACGGGCATTGTTGAAACAAAATGAAGATTTGCTGATGAGTCTTTTAAGCAGTACAAATAATGGAATACATCTTATTAAAGATCGAAGATTTGTCTGGTGTAACAGGGCCACAAGGCAGATATTTGGCTGGACAGAGGATGAACTGATCGGCAGGACAACGGAAATTCTTTATCCCAATTACAGCGAATATTTAAGATTCGGTGAGTACATTTATGAAAGGCAGCACCCGGACGGGATAATAACCTTTGAATATGATAATTTCAAGCATAAGGACGGCAGCAGTATTACCTGTTTTTTTCAGGGTAGAGCACTTGATGAAAATGACAGTTCAAAAGGATATGTATTTTCAATTACAGACATTACAAAACTGAAAAAAGCTGAAGCACATATAAGGGAACTTAACAGGGAGATGTTTCGGGCCCAGGAAAATGAAAGAAAGCGAATTGCCCTTGATCTCCATGACCATGTTGCCCAGGAATTGTCTTTCCTGACAATGCAGTGTGGCCGGAATAAAGGTAAAAATAACAGGAACTGCGAAATCAATAACTGCAAAGGATGCAAGACTGTTCTTAAAAAAGCAGTAAATACGGTTCGTAATATTGCATATGATCTCCGTCCTTCAAATCTTGACGATTTCGGCATTGCTGATTCTCTCAAACAATTATGCATGGATTATTCTGAATCACATAAGGTTACAGTTAATTATAAACCCTTTGGAATGGAGAATCTGAACGTAGATTCAGATACAGGTATTCATTTTTACAGACTGGTTCAGGAAGCAATGACAAATGTTGTCAAACATGCTCAAGCAACTGATATATCAGTCAAGCTTGTATATTCATACCCGAAAATTATCCTCCGCATCTGTGATAATGGAAAAGGATTTGATGTCAACACTCGCATGGAAGAAGTTCTAAATGATAAACGGATGGGAATAAGAAGCATGAAGGAAAGGGTTAAGCTTTTAGACGGGCATATGACCCTTTGCTCAAAACCTGGTATAGGAACTAAAATTGTTATTAAAGTAATGTATATGGAAAACAAAAATGAAAACTAAGAAAACTGTATTATTAATTGATGACCACCCGGTATTAAGGGCCGGGATTAAAACAACAATTGAAGATGAAGGCAGCTTTGAAGTTGTCGGTGAAGCCGGTACAGCAAGTCAGGGACTTATGCTGGCTCAAAAACTCTGTCCTGATGTGGCAATTGTAGATTTGACCCTGCCGGATAAAAACGGAATTCAACTTACAAAAGATATTATCAACTCTGTACAAAATACAAATATCATGATTCTCAGTGTTCATTCAAAAATTGATTATGTGATAAAATCTGTTAAAGCCGGTGCAAAAGGATATGTTATCAAAGAATCAGCATCAGAATGCATAATAAAATGTCTTAAACATATATCACAGGGCAGGCAGTTTATAGATCATTCTTTGTCAGATCAATT from the Desulfonema limicola genome contains:
- a CDS encoding PAS domain S-box protein, producing MKRLKLVTKLNLCFVINLVLPMIIAAYFAISYINGKICSEAVKSIDSDSKISEIIYQSGISEISTLAGTYAQKNALTTLLFFDLGKKIGTDLALSARKNNIDMITVVDNDYNVLVRSHSPDKICKRISFGNDKKEQLSARKKYIDQAFFGISSAGTEIMTAKDLVEEGFSIQNLKADKSGNLLVITGAAPIYDRNESITGVIIIRRILNNNVEILQKISNTIHAHVAVFEHTNPSVSVCAENVPGNNDKLCPPLPQTLQNVLKLNNEIHEVDITNTGNITKYFPLRDFSENPIGVFMIQKSISPYLYTYNTAILIIISIFLVIFIHNFCMKQILVKNFLDPLKRLGEKFKSVDVEDKLQELKVSSQREIGTLTEAFNEMIYRLKESRALLKQNEDLLMSLLSSTNNGIHLIKDRRFVWCNRATRQIFGWTEDELIGRTTEILYPNYSEYLRFGEYIYERQHPDGIITFEYDNFKHKDGSSITCFFQGRALDENDSSKGYVFSITDITKLKKAEAHIRELNREMFRAQENERKRIALDLHDHVAQELSFLTMQCGRNKGKNNRNCEINNCKGCKTVLKKAVNTVRNIAYDLRPSNLDDFGIADSLKQLCMDYSESHKVTVNYKPFGMENLNVDSDTGIHFYRLVQEAMTNVVKHAQATDISVKLVYSYPKIILRICDNGKGFDVNTRMEEVLNDKRMGIRSMKERVKLLDGHMTLCSKPGIGTKIVIKVMYMENKNEN
- a CDS encoding response regulator, whose translation is MKTKKTVLLIDDHPVLRAGIKTTIEDEGSFEVVGEAGTASQGLMLAQKLCPDVAIVDLTLPDKNGIQLTKDIINSVQNTNIMILSVHSKIDYVIKSVKAGAKGYVIKESASECIIKCLKHISQGRQFIDHSLSDQLCELMNGIEIPVNDTDSDRYGTLTGREQEVLRLFAEGHQPKIIAEKLCISLKTVATHKNNIMKKIGVNTVTDMIKYAANIGIIDFDQWKEGLVLG